Part of the Sulfitobacter donghicola DSW-25 = KCTC 12864 = JCM 14565 genome, CACACTTGGGATCGCGTTGAACTTCTTTTTGTTCTTTGCTGTAAACATGTCGATGGTGATGGGGCTGGCACCTGTTGTGGGTGTTCCCCTTCCCTTGGTCAGCTATGGCGGCTCGGCTATGTTGGTCCTGATGTTGGCCTTTGGGTTGGTGCAATCGGCGCATGTACACAGGCCACGCTAAAGCAGCTCTTTGCATGGTGACATTGCTGGGCTATCCCTGAGGCATCAGTCCACAGGTGAGGCTACCAGATGTCGATTTTCCACTTTGCGTTCAACGTTACCGACCTTGAAAAAACCCGCGCATTTTACGGCGGGGTTTTGGGCTGTGCCGAAGGCCGCAGCACTGACACTTGGGTCGATTTTGATTTCTTTGGCCACCAGCTATCGTGCCACTTGGGAACCCCGTTTCAGGTAGAGGCAACCGGATTGGTCGGCGAGCACAAAGTTCCTATGCCCCACTTTGGTGTCGTGCTCCCCTATTCTGAATGGCGCGCCCTTGCGGATAAACTGGAATCGCTGGACCTTGATTTCGTTTTGAAACCGCAAACCCGTTTTGCTGGCCAACCCGGAGAGCAATCAACCATGTTCTTTATGGACCCCTCGGGAAACCCGATTGAGGTCAAAGGCCTTGCCGATATGGATGGAGCATTTGCAACATGATCAACGTACTTTTCGCCGCCCGCCCCGAGCGTTGGGACACCTACGAACAACCGTTGCGCAATGCGTTGAATGCTGCGGGTATTGAGGCGAACCTGTCACAAGACATCTCGCCTGAGGATGTGGATTATATCGTCTATGCCCCCAACAGCGACCTTCAGGATTTTACCCCCTACACCCGTGCCCGCGCTGTGTTGAACCTGTGGGCTGGGGTAGAGCAAATCACAGGCAACCAGACCCTCACCATCCCGCTGGCGCGCATGGTTGATCCTGGACTTACCAAAGGCATGGTCGAATGGGTCACTGGCCACGTGATGCGGTATCACCTTGGTATGGACGCGCACATCGTGAACCCCTCGAACAGTTGGACAGTCACCACCCCGCCCCTCGCCGAGGAACGGCGCGTGGTGATCCTTGGCCTTGGGGCCTTGGGGACGGCCTGTGCCGAGACATTGTTGGGGCTTGGGTTTCAGGTGACGGGATGGTCGCGCAGTGCGAAATCTGTTGAGGGCGTGAACTGTCTGCACGGTGACGCAGGTCTCGCCCTTGCTTTGGCCGAGGCTGAAATTCTGGTGACCTTGCTGCCAGACACGGCTTCGACCACCAACATTATGAACGCTGAAACGCTGGCCCAAATGCCGCACGGCGCGTTTTTGATCAATCCGGGCCGTGGTCCATTGATTGAGGATACCGCCCTGCTGGCCGCATTGGACACAGGGCAAATCGCCCATGCGACCCTAGATGTTTTCAGAACCGAGCCCCTGCCCCAAAATGATCCCTATTGGGCCCATCCGCAGGTTACCGTCACCCCACATATCGCCGCAGAGACCCGTGCCAGCACGGCCAGTCAGGTGATTGTTGAAAATATCAGGCGCGGTGAGGCTGGGGAACCTTTCCTCAACCTCGTTGACCGCGCCCTTGGCTATTGATCTAGGCCGCGACCAAACCGCGCCCCTTTAGCAAGGCCTCGACACCAGGTAGGCGCCCGCGGAACGCAACATATAGCTCTGCTGCGTCGCGGCTGCCGCCTGTTGAGAGGATATTTTCCTCCAACGCCTTTGCGCGCTCGGGGTCAAAGGCGCCCCCTGCCTCTTCAAAGGCTTCAAAGGCGTCTGCATCCATGACCTCGGACCACATATAGCTGTAGTACCCGCTGGAATATCCGTCACCGGAAAACACATGCGCAAACTGCGGTGTCGCGTGACGCATGGTGATGGCGGATGGCATGCCGAGGCTGTCCAGCACCTCAGCCTGTTTGACCATTGGATCAGCGGGTGCATCCCCTTCATGAAACGCCAGATCGACCAACGCCGAGGCTACATATTCAACGGTGGCAAAGCCCATGTCATAGGTTGCAGCCCCCAGCACCTTGTCCAACATCTCTTTTGGCATCGCTTCGCCCGTTTTGGCATGGGTTGCGAATTCGCCCAAAACTTCGGGCACTTCTAGCCAATGCTCATACAGCTGGCTGGGCAGCTCAACAAAATCACGCGCGACCGAGGTGCCAGAGATGCTTTCATAAGTCACATTCGACAGCATCTGGTGCAACGCGTGACCGAATTCATGGAACAACGTGCGCGCATCATCATAGGACAATAGGGCGGGATCACCTTTGGCAAAGTTACAGACGTTCATCACAACAGGCGCCTGCACCTTTGGGAACTTGGCCTGCGAACGCATCGCCGAACACCACGCGCCCGAACGTTTCGAGCCGCGCGCGAAATAGTCGCCGATAAACACGGCCACATGCGCACCATTGCGTGTGACCTCCCAAGCGCGGCAATCCTCGTGATACAGCGGCACATCTAGCGGAGAGAATTCCAACCCGAACAGGCGCGTCGCACAAGAAAACGATGCCTCGATCATACGGTCCAGTTGGAAGTATGGCTTTAGCTCTGCCTCATCCAGATCATGTTCGATCGCGCGACGTTTTTCTGCGTAATAGCGCCAGTCCCATGGGGCGAGGTCGCCGTTCACCCCGTCATCATGCATCATCTTGGATAGCACTTCGGCATCTGCGTTCGCCTGCGCCTTTGCCGGCTCCCAGACTTGCATCAGCAGATCGCGCACAGCCTCAGGCGTCTTTGCCATCTCGGTTTCGAGCTTATAATCGGCAAAGCTATCATACCCCAAAAGTGCCGCACGTTCCTTGCGCAGCGATAGCGTTTCCCCCGCGATACCACGGTTGTCTGTTTCACCGCCATTTGCGCCGCGCGCTTCCCACGCGCGAAACGCTTTTTCGCGCAGGTCGCGACGGGGGCTGAATTGCAGGAACGGCGTGATGAGCGAGCGGGACAGGGTTACAACTGGTCCGCCTGCTTCCTTTTCCTCACCCGCAGCGCGGGCTGCATCCACGACAAAATCGGGCAACCCTTCAAGGTCTTCTTCATTCAGTTTCATAAACCAGCTGCGTTCGTCACTCAGCAGGTTTTGTGTGAACTCTGTCCCCAGAACAGCCAAGCGGCCTTTGATCTCTTTCATCCGCTCTTCGGCGGCACCCGTCAGCGCGGAACCTGCCCGCACAAAACCACGGTGGGTTAGCATCAGCACGCGCGTCTGTTCCTCTGTCAGGTTCAGGCTGTCACGCCCTTGCCAGACCGCATCAATGCGCTCGAACAAGGCTTTGTTCGCTGAAATCTCTGAAAAATGCGCGGATAGTTTTGGTGAAAAGTCGCGCTGAAGCTCTTCGCGCTTTGGGTTGCTATCGGCCCCCGCAACGGTAAAGAAAACGCCCAAAACCTGATCCAAAAGATGCCCAGCAGCCTCGAGAGCCTCAACGGTATTGGCAAAATCAGCAGGTGCCGTATTGGTTGCAATCGCGTCGATTTCGGCAGTGTGGGCGGCCAAAGCCTGCTCTAACGCGGGGGCGAAATCATCATCTGCGATCTTGTCAAAGGGCGCGATGCCAAACGGCGTAGTCCAGTTTTCGAGAAGGGGGTTCATGGGCGGTCTCCTTTGCACTCTAGGTAAGGTGCGGTGAGGGGGATACAATAATCAGCTCTGCAATTGCGAACAGATCGGGCAATCTTTGCGCGGTGCAATGCGGATGCTGCGGCTTTCGGAATAAAGCGCATCATAAATCACCATTTGCCCCCGCAGCGGCTGGCCTGCTTTGGTGATGATTTTAACGGCTTCCGCCGCCATCATCGCCCCGATCACACCAGGAAGGGGCGCGATCACCCCAGCTTCGGCGCAACTGGGCGCTAGATGCGGTGCGGGAGCTTGCGGGAAAATGCACTGGTAGCAGGGCGCGCCATTTGCAGGGTCAAAGACGCTCAGCTGTCCTTCCCATTGGCTAAGCGCACCCGAGATCAGCGGAACACCAGCAGCGACACAGGTGGCGTTGACCAGATAGCGGGTCGCAAAATTATCCGTGCCGTCCAGAACCAGATCATATTCGCTGATCAATTCAGGTGCGATAGAGTCATCCAATGTCCGGTGATAGGCGCGCACCTCAATGAACGGGTTCTGCGCCTCCATTTCGGCCTTGGCGGAAAACACTTTTGGCATGCCAATAGAGGCATCTTTGTGGATGACTTGCCGTTGCAGGTTTGTATTCTCAACTATGTCGCCATCAATGACGCCAATTGTGCCAACGCCCGATGCTGCCAGATACTGCAAAACCGGCGCACCCAGACCACCAGCGCCAACCACAAGCACGCGGGCGTTCTTTAGCGCCTTTTGCCCAGCGCCCCCTACTTCGCGCAGCGCGATGTGACGCGCATAGCGGTTTAGCTCGGTCTCGGAAAAGCTGCCCTGTTTGGGTGTCTGCTGTGGTTGCATCCCCCCTGCCCCGCCTGTTCGGCCTCGCAACCAAACGATGCCTCGCGAGTATACCCAAATCAGCGCACCAAAGCAGATCAGGATGAGCCAGATTGCCTCGCTATGCCCCGTGGCGGTGCGCAACGGGTGCCCGTCGGGCAAAACCAAATGGGCAATGACAACGGCCAAGAGCAGAATACCGATCATAATCCAGCGTATCTTGCGTGGTATTTTCATCACCACTCCCAAGCCCCAGATCACGCCAGCCAAAACAAAAACCAACACTCGTTTTATCCCGTTCCTGTGGAGCCAAAACCGCCGCTGCCGCGTTCGGTTTCATCCAGTGTTTCCACAACCTGAAACGCGGCCTGAACCACAGGCGCAACAATCATCTGGGCAATGCGCATTCCATGTTCCACAATAAAATCTGCATCACCCAAATTTTGCACGATGACACCTAGCGGGCCACGGTAGTCGGCATCAATTGTTCCCGGACTATTGGGCAGGGTGATCCCATGTTTTAGGGCCAAACCCGAACGCGGCCTAATCTGCACTTCGAACCCCGCAGGGATAGCCATTATCAACCCCGTTGGGATAAGCGCACGTGCGAAGGGCGCCAAAGTGATCGCGCCCTGTTCCGGCAAATTGGCGCGCAGATCAGCACCCGCCGCACCCGCCGTTTCATAGTTAGGCAAACCAAGGCTCTGGTCCGCCCCTTGCGCCCACTTCACGTGAATGATTGGAGCGCTCATGTGGTGATTTCTGCCGCGATACGTGCGGCCAGTTCGCGTGCGACCTCGTCTTTGCCCATGCGTGGCCATGCGTCGGCGCCGTTTTTATCAATCAGGATCACCGCATTCTCGGAACCGCCCATAATCCCCGTTTCGGGAGATACATCATTTGCCACGATCCAGTCACAACCTTTGCGCAGCCGCTTGGCGGTTGCGTTGTCGATGACATCGTTCGTCTCGGCCGCAAATCCAACAACCAGCGCGGGGCGGCCTGATTTCATCTGACTGACCCCGTGCAGAATGTCGGGGTTTTCCGCAAATTCTAATTCGGGCAAGCCGTCTTTGGTTTTCTTCAACTTGCGATCAGATGCCGAACTCACCCGCCAATCCGCCACTGCGGCAGCAAAGACCGCCGCATCAACGGGCAGTGATGCTTCTACGGCCTCTTCCATCTCTTGTGCCGTCTGTACGGCAACAACTTCGACCCCGTCAGGGGGCGGCACATCAGCAGGGCCTGTTACAAATACAACATGCGCCCCCAAAGCCGCCAGCGCCCGCGCCACAGCAGTACCTTGCGCACCGGACGAGCGGTTCGCGATATAGCGCACGGGATCAATCGGCTCATGCGTGGGGCCTGAGGTCACCAACACGCGACGTCCCTTTAGCGGGCCGCTGGAAAGTGCCTGCTCAACCGCCTCAACGATCTCAAGAGGTTCTGACATACGGCCCGGGCCAAATTCACCACAGGCCATATCCCCGTCATTCGGCCCCACCACCGTGACGCCGTCACCGCGCAGCGTGGCAAGATTGCGTTGGGTTGCAGCATGTTCCCACATCCGAACATTCATCGCAGGCACAATCATCACCGGCTTATCCGTGGCCAACAGCAACGTAGAGGCCAGATCATTCGCCAACCCTCCTGCCATTTTCGCCATGAGATCCGCAGTAGCAGGCGCAACTACGACCAAATCGGCAACGCGGCTTAGCTGGATATGCCCCATCTCGGCCTCGTCGCCCAAATCAAACAGATCGCGGTAAACCTTGCTACCAGCCAGCCCTGCAACAGAAAGCGGCGTAACAAACTCTTCACCAGCGCGTGTCAGCACAGGCGTTACAACCGCCCCACGTTCACGCAACCGCCGGATCAAATCCAGCGATTTGAACGCAGCAATGCCACCTGCGATGATCAACAAAATATGTTTTCCGGCAAGCATGATGCGCCCCTTGGATCTTTGTTACTTGCTCAACATATGCGGCAGGGGCTGACAGTACCAGACCCATCAAATCGATTACCCCATGACGGGCATAGCAAAAGATCGCTGCGTACTCCCCTGCTTGCAGCTACGCTCACTTGGGCATACCTCTAGGTTAGTTTTCGATCAAAGAGGTTTGCAAGAATGTTGCCAAAAGGGACTTTCGTTTTAGGGGGCGCTGCGTCGGGGAAATCCGAATGGGCAGAAAACCTTACGCTCTCTTTTGATCAGCGAGCCGTCTATCTGGCAACAGGGCGCGCGCAAGATAGCGAAACCAGTGAGAAAGTCAGAATACATCAGGCGCGCCGCGATACGCGCTGGCAGACGATCGAAGAACCGCTGGAGCTTTCTCAGCCCCTTAGCGGCATAGACCCATCCACACCTGTTTTGATAGATTGCGCCACGATGTGGCTGAGCAATCATATGATGGCCGCTAGTGATTTATCCGTAGCAACAGATGCGCTGTTGGCAGGTTTACGCAGCTGCCCTGCGCCTTGGGTCATTGTATCAAACGAGGTTGGCCATGGCATTGTTCCCGACAATAAACTGGCCCGCCAGTTTCGCGACGCGCAAGGGCGCCTAAACCTTGCATTGGCAAGAGAAGCGGAGCTGGCCGTCCAAATCATCGCCGGTTTACCGCAGGTTTTAAAGGGAACATTGCCATGACCGTTTGGCATTGGGTGCGCCACGGGCCAACCCATGAAAAATCCTTTGTAGGATGGCGCGATGTTCCTGCTGATCTATCAGATATCACCATGATCGAACGCGTTCGCGGCCATCTGCCGCAAAAGGCGGTTATGGTCTCGTCCGATCTGATCCGCTCGGTCGCGACAGCCGATGCTTTGACAGGCCTCGCCCATACCCGCCTGCCCCATGAAAAGGATTTGCGCGAGATCGACTTTGGCGTTTGGGATGGCATGCGCTTTGACGCTGTTGCCGCGAGGGACCCCGAACTTAGCCGCGCTTTTTGGGAGAAACCCGGAGATATTGCGGCACCCGATGGGGAAAGCTGGAATCAAACGGCGGCTCGGGTTGATCGGGTTGTTGATCGCCTGTCGGCAGCCCACCCAGACACTCACATTATCGCCGTTGCCCATTTCGGCGTTATCCTTACCCAAGTTCAACGCGCCTCGGGCGTTTCGGCTTATGAAGCCATGTCGCATAAAATCGACAATATTTCTGTCACCACATTACACCACGCTGGCGGTGAACAATGGCGCGTTGAGCAAATCAATCACCTTCCGTGATATTTTTTCCAACGGTTTTGAATTTGCCCCGTTGGAACGATCTGCGTAACCTTCGCGCATGACATATGATCTTTTTATTGGCGACCGCACATTTTCAAGCTGGTCTTTGCGCGGCTGGCTCATGCTGCAAAAATTTAACCTTCCTTTTGAGGAACATCTGGTCGGCCTTTACGCTGGCACGATGGCCCAAGAGATGGAGCCCTTGGCGCCAGCACGACTGGTTCCTGCGCTAAGGACACCTCAGGGGGATGTGATCGGTGAAAGCCTTGCCATGGCCGAGACATTGGCCGAACGCCACCCACAGGCGCAGATGTGGCCAGCTGACGCCTCTGCCCGTAGCCGCGCGCGGTGGTTAAGTGCGGAGATGACGGCAAGCTTCAATGCTTTACGCGGTGATTGCCCTATGCAGCTGGCACATGTTGATGTGGACTTCAAACCCTCCGACGCCGTTCTAACCGATCTGGCACGGATCGAAACCCTTTGGGCATTCGCGCGTGAAAAAGCTGTGGAGGGGCCATGGCTCTTTGGGGCTTACTCCTTGGCGGATGCCTTTTATGCCCCTGTTTGTGCACGCATAATCGGTTACAACCTACCTGTTTCCGACACTGCGCGGGCCTATTGCATGACCACGCTATCAGACCCTGCGTTTCAACACTGGCGCGCCGAGGGGCTAAAGGTCAGCTATGATCCGTTCCCTTACGCCCCTGTTGGAAAGACAGCGGAATGGCCAGCGTAAGCCGTTAACCTTTCTTAAAGAATCAATACCCTAACATTAACACTATGTTGGGTTAGGATTCGGGACATGGTTACTCGCGCTTATGGCGTTGCGTTTCAAGGGGTTGAGGCACGGCTTGTCGAAGTTCAATGCGCCGTCACACCCGGCCTACCAGCGTTTTCAATCGTCGGGCTTCCCGACAAGGCAGTTTCCGAAGCGCGTGATCGGGTCAGAACGGCCCTAACTTCGATGGCGATTGCGTTGCCCTCCAAACGCATCACCATCAACCTCAGCCCCGCTGACCTGCCAAAGGAAGGCAGCCATTTCGACCTGCCCATCGCCATCGCGTTGCTGGCTGCTCTTGAGATTTTGCCCGCTGATGTAGTGGAAACTGTCGTTGCATTGGGTGAACTTTCACTGGATGGCTCTCTCGTGCCCGTACTGGGCGCCCTTCCTGCGGCCATGGCCGCGGCACAGGCCGAACGCAGCCTTCTGTGCCCCGCAGGTTCAGGGGCCGAAGCCGCGTGGGTAAACGCCTGCCAAGTGATTGCACCAAACTCTTTGGGTGATGTTGTACGGCATTACACCGGCCAAGTTCCCTTGCAACCTGCCGAGGCGGGCGAGGTCCTGCTACCGGATCATTCCCGTGACCTACGCGAAGTTAAGGGGCAAGAACGCGCAAAACGCGCGATGGAGGTCGCCGCAGCAGGACGACACCACTTTATGATGGTCGGAACGCCGGGTTCCGGCAAATCCATGCTAGCCGCCCGCCTGCCAAGCATCCTGCCCCCCTTAACCGCTGCCGAAGCCCTCGGGACGTCGATGATCCATTCGATTGCAGGCCTATTGGACGAAGGAGGCATCAGCCGCAGCCGCCCCTTTCGCGAACCGCATCACACGGCCTCTATGGCGTCGATCATCGGGGGCGGGCGCAATGCCAAACCCGGTGAGGTAAGTCTGGCCCATAACGGCGTTCTGTTTATGGATGAGTTTCCTGAATTTGCGCGCAATGTTTTAGAAACCCTTCGCCAACCCATCGAAACCGGAGAAGTCATGATCTCGCGGGCGAACGCGCATGTTAAATACCCCTGCAAATTCATGTTGGTCGCCGCGGCTAACCCGTGCAAATGCGGATACCTACCCGATCCTGCGCGAGCCTGCGCGCGCGTCCCCGCCTGCGGAGAAGATTATCTGGGCAGGATTTCTGGCCCTCTTATGGATCGCTTTGATATCCGCGTTGATGTTCCGCCAGTTTCATACACAGACCTTGATCTACCCGCTTCGGGGGAAAGCTCGGCTGATGTCGGCGCACGGGTAAAAGCTGCACGGGATCTGCAAGAGATGCGGTTTACCGGCTACAAAAATGTCTCATGCAATGCGGATGCAGAGGGCGATTTATTGGAACAAATCTCGGCCCCAGATCAAGAAGGCCGCGATCTGCTGTTGCGCGCGGCCGAACGTTTCAATCTATCAGCGCGGGGTTATCACCGCGTTCTGCGTGTCGCCCGAACGATTGCGGATTTAGAGGCATCCGAATTGGTTCGAAAACCGCACATCGCTGAGGCTGTCAGCTTTAGGCTTCCCAGTTTTGCTGTTGCCTGATCCACTTTGACAGATTGTCGAGAGTTTGCCGCCCCTCTGGCAAAACATTGTGAAACAAAGGCCAAACGTGGGGCAAATCGTTTTCGACGGTTAGCTCAGTCTTGACACCTTGGCCTTTCAACCGCTCCGCGAGGCGGCGGGCATCATCATACAGAATTTCGGTATCGCCAACTGTAATCCAAGCGGGAGGAGAGCCGTTGAAGTCGCCGAATAAGGGGCTAACGCTGGGGTTATCAGCAGGGGCACCTTGTAGGAATAGCGTTGCCATCTCTGCTGCCCGCTCTGCCGGAAGGACCACATCACGATCCGCGTTCTCACCTAGGCTGGCGCCCGAAAATGTAAGGTCAGTTAAGGGAGAAAACCCAAAAACAGCACCGGGCAAGGCTGCCCCCTCAGCGAGAAGTGTCGCAACCAATCCAAACGCCAACGCACCACCGGCACTATCGCCACCGATCACCACATTTTCCGGTTTCACACCCTCTGCCAGCAAACCATTCCAAACAGCACGAATATCATCCGGTGCCGCAGGATAGTTGCCCTCGGGCGCCAAGCGATAACGCGGCAAAACGGCCCATGCCCCTAGCCGTTTAACAAGCTGCCCGACGAGCGCACTGTGAGTGTCAGGGCTTCCGAAAACGAACCCTCCCCCGTGAATATAAAAGATGATCCGATCGGGGTTTTCGTGTCGCGCGGCGATTCTTTTGCAATCGACACCCCCAAAGCTGACCCAGCTTTGGGAGGTTCCGCGCGGCGCGTGAAAGAAAAGCCGCGCTTGTAACTCCAAAGCACGTCGCAGAGTTGCTGGCGATCCGTTTCGTAGCCGCCGTTTTTCAACAGCGCGCAACCAGCGGTTCAACAAGCTCTGCGTGAAACTCATGCGCGTTTGGCCTCGATCACTTCCCAGATTTTTTCGGCGATGTTCACACCATCAAAACGTTCAAGTTCCTGAATGCCTGTGGGCGATGTCACGTTGATTTCGGTGAGGTAATCGCCAATCACGTCAATCCCCACAAAGACCTGACCTTTTTCTTTCAACAGGCCACCGATCCGCGCACAAATCTCTTGATCGCGCTCTGTTAGACCCACTTTTTCAGGGCGCCCGCCTACATGCATATTTGATCGGGTCTCCCCCTCGGCTGGCACACGGTTAATTGCACCAACAGCTTCGCCATCAACAAGAATGACACGTTTGTCGCCCTTGGAAACGTCTGGCAGGAATTTTTGTACAATGAGCGGCTCTCGTGAGAAGCCTGTGAACAACTCATGCAAGGAACTAAGGTTGCGGTCATCACGGGTGAGCTTGAAAACACCAGCCCCGCCATTTCCATAAAGCGGTTTTAGAATCACATCGCCATGCTTGGCCTTGAATTCCTTGATCGTCTCCAAATCACGCGCGATGGTTGTCGGCGGAGTGAGGTCAGGAAAATCCAGAACCAATAGTTTCTCAGGGTAGTTCCGAACCCAAAATGGATTATTCACGACCAGTGTAGTATCCGCAATCCGATCCAACAAATGCGTACTGGTGATGTAGTGCATATCAAACGGGGGGTCTTGGCGCAGCCAAACAACATCAAAATCACCGAGATCTACTTCGCGAAGCTCACCCAAGACTGCAGGATCACCCGCAACCCGCTGAACAGTCATATCATGTCCACGTGCAGTGATCCGCCCCTCTTGATAGGCAAGATGGTCTGGCGTGTAGAAGAAAAGTGAATGTCCGCGCGCCTGCGCTTCCTCCGCCAAACGAAAGCTGCTGTCGGCATTGATATCTACGGCCCCGATGGGGTCCATTTGAAAGGCGATTTTCATGGGCTATTCCTTGCTGTTGTCATCTTGATGACAAAGCAAGCGCCTAGGCGCAATGCCCTCTAGCCATGGCCAAAGGCATTTTCAATAATTTGTGTCTCACCGTGTGAATTAACAAGAGCGACATCAAATCGGGATTCCGTAAGGGCCCCCAAGGGCTGTCGCCCTAAATATTCAGCAGCTGACCGATAGATCCGTTTCATTTGGGCCAAAGAGATACGCAAAGCCGCTTGTTCAAAACTTTTGCTCTTTTTCACCTCAACAAAAATCAGGCCATCGCCATCTTTAGCGATCAGGTCAATTTCGCCACCTTTTCCGCGCCACCTGTGACCCACAATCGCATGCCCTCGGCGTTGATAGTCCTGCGCGACACTCTGCTCCGCGGCCAAACCAGCATGATATGCAACAGCACCTTGGTGATTTTTCCTTTTCGAGCCTTGCATCCCAATCAACCTTTTTCTTTGTTCAACCCTAGAGCAGCTTGATAGACTTGGCGACGCGGTAGCGCGTGCGCTTTTGCAACCAGATCAACAGCATCACGCATCGAATGGCTGTCCAATGCTGTTAATAGCGAGGTTTCTAAATCATCAGAGTTAACAGTTTCTAACTCGCCACGATCAATAAGGACGACGACTTCACCTTTTGGAGGTTTTGAGGCGTATAATTCGGCAAGTTCCGTCAAAGACCCTCGCCGGATTTCTTCGAATTTTTTGGTTAGTTCACGGCACACGGCTGCTGGACGGTCTCCCCCCAAGGCTTTCTTGGCGTCAGCCAGCATCGCACCCAACCGTTTTGGCGATTCGTAAAAAACCAGTGTCGCACGGACATCTCTAAGGCTTTCCAACGCCGTTAGGCGAGCAGCTTTAGCATTGGGTAAAAAACCAGCAAAATGAAAAGAATCGGTCGGCAACCCGCCGAGCGCAAGCGCTGTCAAAACCGCTGAAGGGCCAGGTGCGCAGGTCACAGCCACCCCTTCCAAAGCAGCGGCACGCGACAATTCAAACCCTGGATCGGCGATCAACGGCATCCCCGCTTCGGAAGCGTAAGCAACTGATTTACCGTCCTTTACTGCGTCAATTAGACGCTTCACCGCCCCATCACCCGAGTGATCGTGCAGTGCTGTAATTTTGCGCCCGTTCAGAGCGATCCCGTGAATATCCATCAGCTTGAGAAGACTGCGCGTATCCTCGGCAGCCAATAAATCTGCACTAGCCAACACGTCTAATGCCCTAAGGGTGATGTCACGGGCTGTGCCTATTGGGACACCTACAAAAATTATACCGGGTGCTAAGTTCTGCTTATGGATATTCAACGCTGGACCCGATCCTTGGACACGATATGATTGCGACAATTCTAGTGCAGGCAGATGCCTGCACCATTGTCTGGGGAGTACCGTTACCATGTTTGCCTTATTACGCACCATCCGAAAGC contains:
- a CDS encoding VOC family protein; its protein translation is MSIFHFAFNVTDLEKTRAFYGGVLGCAEGRSTDTWVDFDFFGHQLSCHLGTPFQVEATGLVGEHKVPMPHFGVVLPYSEWRALADKLESLDLDFVLKPQTRFAGQPGEQSTMFFMDPSGNPIEVKGLADMDGAFAT
- a CDS encoding 2-hydroxyacid dehydrogenase, with product MINVLFAARPERWDTYEQPLRNALNAAGIEANLSQDISPEDVDYIVYAPNSDLQDFTPYTRARAVLNLWAGVEQITGNQTLTIPLARMVDPGLTKGMVEWVTGHVMRYHLGMDAHIVNPSNSWTVTTPPLAEERRVVILGLGALGTACAETLLGLGFQVTGWSRSAKSVEGVNCLHGDAGLALALAEAEILVTLLPDTASTTNIMNAETLAQMPHGAFLINPGRGPLIEDTALLAALDTGQIAHATLDVFRTEPLPQNDPYWAHPQVTVTPHIAAETRASTASQVIVENIRRGEAGEPFLNLVDRALGY
- a CDS encoding M3 family metallopeptidase; translated protein: MNPLLENWTTPFGIAPFDKIADDDFAPALEQALAAHTAEIDAIATNTAPADFANTVEALEAAGHLLDQVLGVFFTVAGADSNPKREELQRDFSPKLSAHFSEISANKALFERIDAVWQGRDSLNLTEEQTRVLMLTHRGFVRAGSALTGAAEERMKEIKGRLAVLGTEFTQNLLSDERSWFMKLNEEDLEGLPDFVVDAARAAGEEKEAGGPVVTLSRSLITPFLQFSPRRDLREKAFRAWEARGANGGETDNRGIAGETLSLRKERAALLGYDSFADYKLETEMAKTPEAVRDLLMQVWEPAKAQANADAEVLSKMMHDDGVNGDLAPWDWRYYAEKRRAIEHDLDEAELKPYFQLDRMIEASFSCATRLFGLEFSPLDVPLYHEDCRAWEVTRNGAHVAVFIGDYFARGSKRSGAWCSAMRSQAKFPKVQAPVVMNVCNFAKGDPALLSYDDARTLFHEFGHALHQMLSNVTYESISGTSVARDFVELPSQLYEHWLEVPEVLGEFATHAKTGEAMPKEMLDKVLGAATYDMGFATVEYVASALVDLAFHEGDAPADPMVKQAEVLDSLGMPSAITMRHATPQFAHVFSGDGYSSGYYSYMWSEVMDADAFEAFEEAGGAFDPERAKALEENILSTGGSRDAAELYVAFRGRLPGVEALLKGRGLVAA
- a CDS encoding HesA/MoeB/ThiF family protein, producing the protein MKIPRKIRWIMIGILLLAVVIAHLVLPDGHPLRTATGHSEAIWLILICFGALIWVYSRGIVWLRGRTGGAGGMQPQQTPKQGSFSETELNRYARHIALREVGGAGQKALKNARVLVVGAGGLGAPVLQYLAASGVGTIGVIDGDIVENTNLQRQVIHKDASIGMPKVFSAKAEMEAQNPFIEVRAYHRTLDDSIAPELISEYDLVLDGTDNFATRYLVNATCVAAGVPLISGALSQWEGQLSVFDPANGAPCYQCIFPQAPAPHLAPSCAEAGVIAPLPGVIGAMMAAEAVKIITKAGQPLRGQMVIYDALYSESRSIRIAPRKDCPICSQLQS
- the dut gene encoding dUTP diphosphatase, translated to MSAPIIHVKWAQGADQSLGLPNYETAGAAGADLRANLPEQGAITLAPFARALIPTGLIMAIPAGFEVQIRPRSGLALKHGITLPNSPGTIDADYRGPLGVIVQNLGDADFIVEHGMRIAQMIVAPVVQAAFQVVETLDETERGSGGFGSTGTG
- the coaBC gene encoding bifunctional phosphopantothenoylcysteine decarboxylase/phosphopantothenate--cysteine ligase CoaBC, whose translation is MLAGKHILLIIAGGIAAFKSLDLIRRLRERGAVVTPVLTRAGEEFVTPLSVAGLAGSKVYRDLFDLGDEAEMGHIQLSRVADLVVVAPATADLMAKMAGGLANDLASTLLLATDKPVMIVPAMNVRMWEHAATQRNLATLRGDGVTVVGPNDGDMACGEFGPGRMSEPLEIVEAVEQALSSGPLKGRRVLVTSGPTHEPIDPVRYIANRSSGAQGTAVARALAALGAHVVFVTGPADVPPPDGVEVVAVQTAQEMEEAVEASLPVDAAVFAAAVADWRVSSASDRKLKKTKDGLPELEFAENPDILHGVSQMKSGRPALVVGFAAETNDVIDNATAKRLRKGCDWIVANDVSPETGIMGGSENAVILIDKNGADAWPRMGKDEVARELAARIAAEITT
- the cobU gene encoding bifunctional adenosylcobinamide kinase/adenosylcobinamide-phosphate guanylyltransferase, coding for MLPKGTFVLGGAASGKSEWAENLTLSFDQRAVYLATGRAQDSETSEKVRIHQARRDTRWQTIEEPLELSQPLSGIDPSTPVLIDCATMWLSNHMMAASDLSVATDALLAGLRSCPAPWVIVSNEVGHGIVPDNKLARQFRDAQGRLNLALAREAELAVQIIAGLPQVLKGTLP